One genomic region from Candidatus Equadaptatus faecalis encodes:
- a CDS encoding (d)CMP kinase, which produces MGKGLVITIDGPAGAGKSTVAKKTAAELGVPYLDSGAIYRAITWYMLRAGIPAEESGALEAALGSLFLEITKNGISVNGRDVSKEIRTPEIDKNVSPYSALKIVRNSVLDIQRAQGKNGIVADGRDMGTVVYPDADLKIFLTAGAEERAKRRYEERIAKGEPADYEQILEQVKARDEYDMNRETAPLRPAENCVVIDSTQMNADEVASAIAQLARSLG; this is translated from the coding sequence ATGGGCAAGGGGCTTGTTATAACCATAGACGGACCTGCAGGCGCCGGAAAAAGCACGGTTGCAAAAAAAACTGCCGCCGAGCTTGGTGTGCCGTATCTTGATTCAGGCGCAATTTACCGTGCCATCACCTGGTATATGCTCCGCGCGGGTATTCCCGCAGAAGAAAGCGGCGCTCTTGAAGCGGCATTGGGCAGCCTGTTTCTTGAAATAACGAAAAACGGAATTTCGGTCAACGGCAGGGACGTTTCAAAAGAAATCCGCACGCCTGAAATTGACAAGAACGTTTCGCCTTATTCCGCACTTAAAATTGTACGCAATTCAGTTCTTGACATCCAGCGCGCACAGGGCAAAAACGGTATTGTCGCGGACGGACGCGACATGGGCACCGTTGTTTATCCCGACGCCGATTTGAAGATTTTTCTTACCGCCGGCGCGGAGGAAAGAGCCAAGCGCCGTTACGAGGAAAGAATTGCCAAGGGGGAGCCTGCCGATTACGAGCAGATTCTTGAACAGGTAAAGGCACGCGACGAATATGACATGAACAGGGAAACAGCGCCGCTGCGGCCTGCGGAAAACTGTGTGGTTATTGATTCAACGCAGATGAACGCAGACGAGGTTGCTTCGGCAATAGCGCAGCTTGCGCGTTCTTTGGGATAA